One part of the Eucalyptus grandis isolate ANBG69807.140 chromosome 10, ASM1654582v1, whole genome shotgun sequence genome encodes these proteins:
- the LOC104422308 gene encoding uncharacterized protein LOC104422308, with the protein MEIVSPRNAFGAVHGYNSGRGGIIISPIITAPLRRRTGGRGGCGAVRSKLSKFQDFQDYAKPSRLFPTTEIKFCSGHSEEEKMLLGDVGNSQSLYKIKLHTSRMYGSGLTDVNAGILLCLIDEHGHSLLQRLSATPLTEFSVERQEEVDHNILHFQRASVDEFTFKGPKLGGPQALWISLESGQWRLGYVTLSVIHARQPSLEEHTAKEIQYGGYQYDFEADDILIGEGSDSSMIELRPSLVKELSGDSHTLLSNSMRESTSPSPKMSSEESMQEYADLKLSLLLYDAMLVSVGTAVASVSAGEKDALAFLTGGLGGFVYLLILQRSVDELPAPATISRNSVDQAFRRLKGPITTLALAATVFFGVLKYSSGEVPVALTSEELIVGMIGFIACKVAVVLAAFKPITFIFKRDD; encoded by the exons ATGGAGATAGTCTCGCCAAGAAACGCTTTCGGTGCAGTACACGGTTACAACAGTGGCCGCGGCGGCATCATAATAAGCCCCATAATCACCGCGCCGCTCcgtcgccggaccggcggccgcggcggctGTGGCGCCGTACGCTCCAAGCTGTCCAAATTCCAAG ATTTTCAGGACTATGCAAAACCGTCCCGTCTTTTTCCAACCACAGAGATTAAGTTCTGCTCAGGACActcagaagaagagaaaatgttgTTAGGCGATGTTGGCAATTCTCAATCCTTGTACAAGATTAAGCTACATACAAGTAGGATGTATGGTTCAGGGTTAACTGATGTCAATGCTGGAATTCTGCTCTGCTTGATTGATGAACATGGACATTCGCTATTACAAAGGCTATCTGCAACTCCATTGACTGAGTTTTCAGTGGAACGGCAGGAAGAAGTTGATCATAACATTCTTCATTTTCAAAGAGCTTCTGTTGATGAATTCACTTTTAAAGGACCCAAGCTTGGAGGACCTCAAGCTCTCTGGATTAGTCTTGAATCAG GCCAATGGAGATTAGGTTATGTCACTCTCTCTGTTATTCATGCCCGCCAACCATCACTGGAGGAGCACACTGCAAAAGAAATACAGTATGGGGGTTACCAGTATGATTTTGAAGCTGACGATATTTTAATTGGGGAGGGAAGTGATAGTTCCATGATTGAACTTAGACCTTCCCTTGTCAAGGAATTGTCTGGAGATTCACACACCTTGTTGAGCAATAGCATGCGGGAATCAACTTCTCCTAGTCCTAAAATGTCTAGTGAGGAAAGCATGCAGGAATATGCAGATCTGAAGCTTTCCTTGTTACTCTACGATGCCATGCTGGTCTCTGTCGGCACAGCAGTTGCGTCTGTCTCAGCCGGCGAGAAGGATGCTCTTGCATTCTTAACTGGTGGGCTTGGAGGATTTGTCTATCTGTTGATATTGCAAAGATCCGTAGACGAATTGCCTGCTCCCGCAACAATCTCTAGGAACTCTGTTGATCAAGCGTTTCGTCGGTTGAAGGGTCCAATAACAACTCTGGCATTGGCAGCAACTGTTTTTTTCGGAGTACTCAAGTACAGCTCAGGTGAGGTTCCTGTGGCATTAACGTCGGAAGAGCTCATTGTTGGGATGATTGGATTCATTGCATGTAAAGTTGCAGTGGTGTTGGCCGCATTTAAGCCCATAACATTTATTTTCAAGCGGGACGACTGA
- the LOC104422310 gene encoding probable polyamine transporter At3g13620: MEPEIRRQNAKPSPEKSPPGPDAAAILPVTAGPAAAKGAAKKLTLIPLIFLIYFEVAGGPYGEEPAVQAAGPLLALVGFLVFPFIWSIPEALVTAELSTAFPGNGGFVLWAERAFGPLCGSLMGTWKFLSGVINVAAFPVLCIDYVEKLFPVFESGWPRNVAIPISTLMLSLLNYTGLTIVGYTAVVLGIVSLMPFLVMSSIAIPKIHPHRWLSLGQKGVKKDWNLYFNTLFWNLNFWDNVSTMAGEVDRPQKTFPVALLVAVVFTCVAYLIPLFAVTGSVMVDQSQWETGFMADAAEIIGGKWLKIWLEIGAVLSTIGLYEAQLSSSAFQLLGMADLGILPKVFAVRSKWFDTPWLGILLSTAICLGFSYMNFTSIISSANFLYSLGMLLEFASFLWLRRKMPTLKRPYQIPLSLPWLAVLSLVPCAFLVVIMVYATKVVYLVSGLMTVGGIAWFFLMRLCKSRKILKFSNGDIGEVLGEDR, from the exons ATGGAACCGGAGATCCGGCGGCAGAACGCGAAACCATCGCCGGAGAAGTCCCCTCCTGGGCCGGACGCCGCCGCGATCCTCCCCGTCACAGCCgggccggcggcggcgaagggCGCCGCCAAGAAGCTGACCCTCATCCCTCTCATCTTCCTCATCTACTTCGAGGTCGCCGGTGGCCCGTATGGCGAGGAGCCGGCGGTCCAGGCGGCCGGGCCGCTGCTGGCCCTCGTCGGGTTCCTGGTCTTCCCGTTCATCTGGAGCATCCCGGAGGCCCTCGTGACGGCCGAGCTCTCCACAGCGTTCCCCGGCAACGGGGGGTTCGTGCTGTGGGCCGAGCGGGCGTTCGGGCCCCTCTGCGGCTCCCTGATGGGGACGTGGAAGTTCCTGAGCGGCGTGATCAACGTGGCCGCCTTCCCGGTCCTTTGCATAGACTACGTCGAGAAGCTGTTCCCGGTCTTCGAATCTGGGTGGCCGCGGAACGTCGCGATCCCGATATCCACATTGATGTTGTCCCTCCTGAATTACACCGGCCTGACGATCGTGGGCTACACCGCGGTGGTACTGGGCATTGTTTCCCTGATGCCCTTCCTCGTCATGTCTTCGATCGCGATCCCGAAGATTCATCCTCACAG GTGGCTTAGCTTGGGCCAAAAGGGAGTGAAGAAAGATTGGAACTTGTACTTCAACACCCTCTTTTGGAACCTCAACTTTTGGGACAATGTCAGCACCATGGCAGGGGAAGTCGACAGGCCACAGAAGACCTTCCCTGTGGCCCTCCTTGTGGCCGTGGTCTTCACCTGCGTGGCCTACCTGATCCCGCTTTTCGCCGTGACTGGCTCGGTCATGGTGGACCAGAGCCAGTGGGAGACCGGGTTCATGGCCGACGCGGCGGAGATCATCGGCGGGAAGTGGCTCAAGATATGGCTTGAGATAGGGGCCGTCCTGTCGACGATTGGGCTCTACGAGGCCCAGCTAAGCAGCAGCGCGTTCCAGCTCCTGGGCATGGCGGATCTGGGGATTCTGCCGAAGGTCTTTGCGGTCCGGTCCAAATGGTTCGACACCCCCTGGTTGGGGATACTGTTGTCCACGGCCATCTGCCTCGGGTTTTCCTACATGAACTTCACCTCGATCATATCATCGGCCAACTTCCTGTACAGCCTGGGGATGCTGCTGGAGTTTGCGTCCTTCCTGTGGCTGCGAAGGAAGATGCCGACGCTGAAGAGGCCGTACCAGATCCCGCTAAGCCTGCCGTGGCTGGCGGTGCTGAGCCTGGTGCCGTGCGCATTCTTGGTGGTGATCATGGTGTACGCCACGAAGGTTGTGTACTTGGTGAGCGGGCTTATGACTGTAGGCGGGATTGCGTGGTTCTTCTTGATGAGGCTGTGCAAGTCCAGGAAGATACTCAAGTTCAGCAATGGTGACATTGGTGAGGTTCTTGGAGAGGACCGATGA